Proteins found in one Fimbriimonadia bacterium genomic segment:
- a CDS encoding 2-oxoglutarate dehydrogenase E1 component, with product MVDRQDLPNRESLAFVEERYNDYLRDPSSVSEAWRAYFAHLTNGAGAPPRGPSFKPRSIFNPAGAAVGVEVPCPDDAAAFQLRVDKLVRNFRVRGHILAQINPLGTRSERVPEIEPEYYGLTEADMDRPCSVETIRTSEMLTLRQVLDRLHDTYCRSIGVQFMHIDNLQVREWLQSRMESTGNRLELSREEQIRILTRLSDAVIFEEFIQKKYLGAKSFSLEGTETLIPLLDLAIEKAAEQGIVEIMMGMAHRGRLNVLANILGKAPQDIFREFEDVDAQLYVGRGDVKYHKGYSGRWRAANGRDVLLSLCFNPSHLEFVNPVAVGRMRAKMDRTNDHAREKGMVLLVHGDAAFAGEGIVQETLNLSELAGYTVGGVLHIIVNNQIGFTTGPEQGRSSYYATDVAKMLQSPIFHVNGEDPEAVAQVVRLAMDFRREFRRDVVIDMYGYRRLGHNEGDEPSFTQPLLYDAIAKRKSVREGYLEHLLALGEVTREEADRIVAKSRERLESHLSVARSDDYLFRDEPFTGIWKGYVGGRDSDVPDADTAVPAERLSQVLKSLTRLPAGFTPHPKIARRLELQRQMAEGKKPLDWATAEALAFATLALEGTRIRMSGQDSERGTFSQRHAVLHDVKTGETYMPLAHLSKDQAPVEIHNSPLSEAGVLGFEYGYSLSYPEALVIWEAQFGDFVNAAQVMVDQFVASAENKWRRLSGLTLLLPHGQEGQGPEHSSARLERFLQLAAEDNIQVVQPSTPAQYFHLLRRQVLRPIRKPLVVMTPKSLLRHPKVASSLEDCASGTFRRVLPEPVTGGSAKPPRVLLCSGKVYYELAELRETHARDDVVIIRLEQFYPLPDEQLYEVLSAFEDGTSVFWVQEEPENQGAWRFLRAALGDRLCGRLPFGCVSRPASASPATGSGSSHKLEQSMVLVEALGDE from the coding sequence ATGGTGGACCGGCAGGACTTGCCGAATCGTGAAAGCTTGGCATTTGTCGAGGAACGTTACAACGATTACCTTCGCGACCCGTCCTCGGTGAGCGAGGCCTGGCGTGCCTACTTTGCGCATCTGACCAATGGTGCCGGCGCCCCGCCTAGGGGGCCATCGTTCAAGCCTCGCAGCATCTTCAACCCCGCTGGCGCTGCTGTCGGGGTCGAAGTGCCCTGTCCGGATGACGCCGCCGCATTCCAACTCCGCGTGGACAAACTCGTCCGCAACTTCCGGGTCCGTGGCCACATCCTAGCGCAGATCAATCCTCTAGGGACACGCTCGGAGCGAGTACCCGAAATCGAACCGGAGTATTACGGCCTCACCGAGGCGGACATGGACCGTCCTTGCTCCGTCGAGACGATCCGCACGTCGGAGATGCTCACGCTCCGGCAGGTGTTGGACCGACTGCACGACACCTATTGCCGTTCCATCGGTGTGCAGTTTATGCACATAGACAACCTCCAGGTTCGCGAGTGGCTCCAATCGCGAATGGAGTCCACGGGCAACCGGCTCGAGCTATCGAGAGAGGAGCAGATTCGCATCCTCACCCGGCTCTCCGACGCCGTGATCTTCGAGGAGTTCATCCAGAAGAAGTACCTCGGCGCAAAGAGTTTCTCGCTGGAAGGCACGGAGACGCTGATCCCGCTGCTGGACTTGGCCATAGAAAAGGCCGCGGAGCAAGGCATCGTCGAGATCATGATGGGCATGGCCCACCGCGGTCGTCTGAACGTCTTGGCGAACATCTTGGGCAAGGCGCCTCAAGATATCTTCCGCGAGTTCGAGGACGTGGATGCTCAGCTCTACGTGGGCCGCGGCGACGTGAAGTACCACAAGGGATACTCGGGCCGTTGGCGTGCTGCGAACGGGCGTGATGTTCTCCTTTCCCTTTGCTTCAACCCAAGTCATCTGGAGTTCGTGAACCCGGTCGCCGTGGGCCGTATGAGGGCGAAGATGGACCGCACGAACGACCATGCCCGCGAAAAGGGCATGGTGCTGCTGGTTCACGGCGATGCGGCGTTCGCCGGTGAGGGCATCGTACAAGAGACACTCAACCTGAGCGAGCTCGCTGGGTATACGGTGGGCGGCGTCCTTCACATCATAGTGAACAATCAGATCGGTTTCACGACTGGCCCCGAGCAAGGCCGCTCTTCGTACTATGCGACGGATGTCGCCAAGATGCTGCAAAGCCCCATCTTTCACGTGAACGGCGAAGATCCAGAGGCCGTCGCTCAAGTGGTGCGACTTGCGATGGACTTCCGCAGGGAGTTCCGCAGGGATGTGGTGATCGACATGTACGGCTACCGGAGGCTGGGACACAACGAAGGTGACGAGCCTTCCTTCACACAACCCCTGCTATACGACGCCATCGCCAAACGCAAGTCGGTACGCGAGGGCTACCTGGAGCACCTGCTCGCCCTCGGCGAGGTGACACGCGAAGAAGCCGACCGCATAGTCGCCAAGAGCCGAGAACGATTGGAATCGCATCTATCGGTGGCTCGCAGCGACGACTACCTCTTCCGCGATGAGCCGTTCACCGGGATTTGGAAGGGCTATGTCGGCGGTCGCGATTCCGACGTTCCGGACGCCGACACGGCAGTTCCGGCTGAACGGCTATCACAGGTCCTGAAGTCGCTAACACGGTTGCCCGCCGGGTTTACACCCCACCCGAAGATCGCGCGTCGATTGGAACTTCAGAGGCAGATGGCGGAGGGAAAGAAGCCGCTCGACTGGGCTACTGCCGAGGCGTTGGCCTTCGCCACCCTCGCGCTCGAAGGAACCCGAATCCGGATGTCCGGACAGGATTCCGAGCGTGGCACGTTCAGCCAGAGGCATGCCGTACTCCACGACGTGAAGACGGGCGAAACCTACATGCCTCTCGCACACCTCTCCAAAGACCAGGCACCGGTCGAAATCCACAATAGCCCGCTCTCCGAGGCCGGTGTTCTCGGCTTCGAGTACGGGTATAGCCTCAGCTATCCCGAGGCTCTGGTTATCTGGGAGGCACAGTTCGGAGACTTCGTCAACGCGGCACAGGTGATGGTGGACCAGTTCGTCGCTTCGGCGGAGAACAAGTGGAGGAGATTGAGCGGACTCACGCTGCTGCTGCCGCACGGACAGGAAGGACAAGGGCCCGAGCATTCGAGCGCACGGCTGGAGAGGTTCCTTCAGCTCGCGGCCGAAGACAACATACAGGTAGTTCAGCCAAGCACTCCCGCGCAGTATTTCCACCTACTACGACGCCAGGTTCTGCGGCCCATTCGAAAGCCGCTAGTAGTGATGACCCCCAAGAGCCTGCTTCGGCATCCCAAGGTAGCGTCTTCGCTGGAGGATTGTGCGTCCGGCACTTTCCGCCGGGTGCTCCCGGAGCCGGTCACGGGCGGCAGCGCCAAGCCGCCCCGAGTTCTTCTGTGTAGCGGTAAGGTGTACTACGAACTTGCCGAGCTGCGAGAGACGCACGCTCGCGACGACGTGGTGATCATCCGGCTGGAGCAGTTCTATCCACTGCCGGACGAACAGCTCTATGAGGTGCTCAGTGCTTTCGAGGACGGTACGTCTGTCTTCTGGGTTCAAGAGGAGCCGGAGAACCAGGGTGCTTGGCGATTCCTGAGGGCCGCTCTGGGAGACAGATTGTGCGGCAGGTTGCCCTTCGGCTGCGTCAGCAGACCCGCCTCGGCAAGCCCTGCGACCGGTTCGGGGAGCAGCCACAAGCTGGAACAGAGTATGGTGCTGGTGGAGGCGCTGGGCGATGAGTAG